In the Endozoicomonas sp. SCSIO W0465 genome, ATAGAAGCCGACATAACCAAGGTCCAGAAGACCTGCCAGACCAACAACCACGTTAAGACCCAGGCCAAGCATGACATAAATAAGTGCCAGGGTTGCCAGGTCCACAGCGCCACGGGAAACAAAGAAAGGCCAGACCATCAGCCCGGCCACAGCAAAACTGATCAACAGCCGTTTCAGCGGCTTATTGTCATCCAGTGATGGTAGCTGAACCTGCGCTAGTGGGTTGTGTCTTTTTGTCCGCTGCCAGAAAGCAGATATCGGATTCCGGAATAATTGAACCAGGAAAACCAGAACAGCCCCCGGAAAGAATCAAGTTCCAACGTTCACTGGCAGCAAAGTGAACGACCAGCTCCGTATTCTCTGTAGATAGTTCTCGTCCAAAAACACAACCAATTGAAAACTGTAGATTTTATCCTGAAAAATTAAGTGGAGCCCTACTGCTATCTGGCGACTAAACTTCCCAAGAGCAAGAAACATAAGGGATTGCCAAAAACAGAGGACTCCAAATGCGCAAAAAACGCAACCCGCAGTGTAGTATGGAACTCCATTACGTACCTCATGAAATCTGCTCCCAGCTTTCCGGTATCTCGCAATGGCTTGACGCCCATCCACAGTTCAATGACTGGATTTATGAGGACTTAAGTTCTGGTGATAAACAGAACACTGGGCGGAACGGACTATCAGCAGAATCCGTTCTTCGTGCGGCACTCCTGAAACAGTATTTGAATTGTGATTATGACTACTTGTCGTTTGTTTTGATGGACTCCATGCTCTTTCGAGACTTTTGTCGCCTCGAACCAAACCAGCGCCCCAGTCGCTCCAGTTTGCATGGGCTCATCAGCCTTCTTACTGCATCTACATGGGAACGGATTAATAACTGTCAGCTAATGACCGCTAAAGATCAGGGTATTGAAAAAGGGCGCACTGTGGCTATTGACAGCACAGTCACCGAATCGGATATCAAACCTCCTTGCGACAGTGATCTTTTAGCCAGTTCCGTTAAAGAAATTTGTCGGCTGCTGGAACGGGACAAACACTGACAGCGACACCGCTTTATGAATATACCCATCACAACCGAGCCGTAAAAGATGCGGCCAGAAAATGCATCTACGCTGGCAAAGAAGAGCGGCATCAGCATTATAAAAAACTGCTGCAGTTGACCCGAAAATCCCGGAAGGTACTTATCGAAGCTACTGTCACGCTAGCAAACGCCCGTCAGCAGGGCAGTGTCTCCTGGCTGATGATGCCGACAAGTGGCAGGCCGATGTGGATCACCTGTTACCCCTGGTGGATGCAATAGTCTCCCAGACAGAGCGCAGGGTCTTTAAGGTGAAAAGGTGCCAGCCCAGGAAAAAGTGGTTAGCCTGTATGAACCCCATACGGATATCATCGTAAAAGACAGGCGGCAAGTACAGTATGGCCATAAACTGAACCTGGTTCAGGGAAAAAGTCGATTGATCCTGGACCTGGTTATTGAGGAAGGTAACCCAGCGGATTCGGACCAATTCATTCCGATGATGGAAAGACAAAAAGAAATTTATGGTCGTGTACCTCGCCAGACAAGCGGTGACGGCGGATACGCGTGTCGCGCTAATTTGGAAAAAGCCAAGGCCATGGGAATCAGCGATGTAGCTTTTAATAAGAAGCGCGGACTTGAAGTCGAAGAGATGACTAAAAGTCAGTATGTGTATAAAACGCTCTTTCGCTTCCGGGCAGGTATTGAAGCGGGAATTTCGTGGCTAAAGAGATGTTTTGGGCTATCACGTTGCCACTGCAAGGGTTCTGAGCGTTTTGATTCTCATTGCTGGTTATCGGTGGTCTGTTACAACCTGGTGATTCTGGCCAGACACCCGGCACCATCCTGATAGCCACCTCCACGCTACATGAAAGTACCTTTCCAGCATGGTGGGAGGATGTTTTCTGCCTGCTTTTCGCGTTTTTCTCCAATATCCGTCCCAGATTAGAGAAAAAAAGGGAAGAGTTTTTGCGGCTCTCTGGAATTTCAGGAAATATCAAAACGAACGTACAATCTAATTATGATTGCCTGATGCGTTTTTGGACGAGAACTTACTAATAGCGCTGCCTATGGCATCACCGGCACCGACCACCAGTGCGACTTTTGCACTTTGTGTCATATATATACCTTCTTTGTGTATTAATACGACAACGTTAAAGTATTCTAAAACACCATACAATCGATGATTTCTGGCCCTTTTTGTCCTCGTTCCTACGCTCGGGAGGGTTTTGCGACAACCTCTCGGCATGGGAACAAGGCTAACTGCGTAACTTGAGTTATTCAGAAGGCGTGAACTTTTTTACCGTATGGGGCGCACGCTGGTGACGAAGCTCATTAGCCATATATTCCATATACGGTTGCATATGGCTGAAAATCTTTTTATAGGAGCCACACAGGTAGTTCTGCTGATGCGTTTCACCAATATCCACAACCCGGTGCTTCGGGCAGCCGCCATTACACAGGTTGAGAAACTCACAACGACGACAGATGTCGGTCAATGTGCTTTCCTTGCTGCGGCCAAAGGCTTGTTGTTTGTCTGACGTCGCCATATCGATCACATAGTCGTCATGGATATTGCCAAGCTTAAGATCTTGATAGACAAAATGGTCACAGGGATAGAGGTCGCCGTTCTGTTCAAGAACCAGCGCGTTACCACAGGTTTTCTGGAAAATGCAGATTGAAGGCGGGAATCCCAGCGTTTGTGCGAGCACGGTTTCAAACAGGCGGACATAGATATCGCCGACATCATTTTTAACCCACTCATCAAACACCTCAGTCATGAACTTGCCATACCCTCTATCTTCAGAAGAACCGGGAACCGAAAAACCAGTCATGGCATTGTTTTCCCGATTCACCGGAAAAATAAGCTGCGCAGCCTGTTCATCAATGCGGGCATCAGACTCCATTAATTCAACAATGGGAATGTACTGGTGAAAATCTGAACCAATGGACTTGAGAAAGCGATAAACCTCAAGGCCATGATCACAGTTATGATCATTAATAACTGAAGTTACGCAGCTAACAGCTCTCTCAGCTGCCCCAACGAAGCTTTCAGCCCTGCCATATAGATTTTGGCTCTGAGCTGAAAGTGATTCAGATTTACTTTCAATGACAATACTTCCAACCTGAAGGCTGAGTAAATTGAAAGAAAGATATGATTACTCTGTGTTCTCACAGTATGCGCCGGTGACTTGGCCATTGACGCATTCGATTTCAGCGTTTTATGGAAGACCTCGACTTTCCACCGTTTCTCGTAGATTGCCTTGAGAGTCTCGGCATCACAGTCAAGATCGCTGCAAACCAGATAGAGAATGCCTGTGCTTCCGTCTTTGTTTTTAAAGACCTGACGGTATAGCAGAACAGGGAAATCGACACCTGCTATCCACCCTTGTACAGGCTTATCTTCTGAAAAATCAACAGTATCTATACGCTGTGAACGGCCTTGTAATTTGTCGTCCAGACTGAGGGATACCTTGCGGTTTGACTTCATCGCCATCAGGAAATGTTTATAGGACTTACGCATTGATGACACCGATAAATTTTGGTAGGAGGTGATCCTTCCCCTTTGCAAAACTCTCAATGAAAGCGCCTATTGTCTCTTTAAACAGCCCCCGTTGGTGCTGATAAATATTCGTAAACTCCTGCTCTATCTGCATTTTCTGGAGATAAACAAAAGCTAAAATTGCAGCAAATATATGGTTTCTGACGGGTCGTTCGCTGCGAACCTGAAAGTGCTCAATATGGCAAACCTGCTTGATCGCCCTGTGAAACTGTTCGATCTGCCAGTGCTGGTCATGGATCTGCTTGAAGTCATTGCGTTCAAAAGGGACTTCCTCTGGCAAGTAAACCACGTAGTGGCGACGCTGGTCTTTTAGCATCGTCCTGAACAACCGGATCTTACCGAAGTCTTTGAGCCATACATCCAGACCATTGTCGGGGATGTCGAGGTGTTGAACCTGCTGCCATTTACCTTTTTCCAGTGATACTGTCCTGTTTTTCTCAACGGCAAACATAAACCCAGTCTGATGGTTTTTAATCGTCTTCAGGTTAGTCGTGCAGCTGTACCAGGAGTCACCGGTAACGAACGCTGGCTTCAGCCCCCATACCAGCACTTCAATCAACATTTCACGGAAGTAGTCGTTTTTTGTCTTGTCTTCCGATTTGTCGTATATCCTGTAATTCACCGGCATATGGCGCCCGGATACGTCGGTGTAATAAAGGGTGATGAGGTTAACTCCCTTAACCACTCGGTGATGTTTACCCGACCAAAAGTGGCCAACCAGTGCCACGGAGTAGCTATAAGGTTTGTCGAGCACGCTGTCATCAACGCTCAGGGTGCCGCCAATAGGGTTTAAACTTTTGACTGCTTCATCGTACATATCTTTGGGCTGATAGTTTTCACGCTTAAGAAAGCGGTTTGCGCTATCGTGAGAAAAGTCGGTAACCTCGGCCAGTCTTGTGCATGTTGATGATTTTGGCTCACTAATCAAAAAGCCAATGTATTTTGCAAGAGTGCATCGTGCAGTGGTCGGTCGAGTGGTAGTTCTCACTTTCATCCCTGAAGACATCTGTTTTTTGGCATTATCAAATTTTAGAGCCTGTTGTCAATGCGTAAGTCCTAGTTTATTACAGTCGTGTCGAATAAACATCATATTGTCGTTTGAGCAAAACCAGCTATCTGCAAGGACATAGCGGAACATAAGCTGGTTATGGCAGTAAATCATCAGCATCTCCCGCATCATTTCATTTTTGGTTTGCTCTGCATATCGTCTTACCTTTTTTGTCTTCAAGTCGGTGTACAGGATGGTTTTCTCGATCAATTTATAGGCGACAGGAATCGACGCATCTCCGGCATGGTAGTGTGCATTGAGCAGATTTATACCTTTCACGGTGCGATTTTTTGTATGATCAAAATGCCAGGTGTTCAGGGCATTCTCTTTGCTGAACTGCTTTTCCTGAATCGTATCGTCAAAGATCAAAACCCCATCACTGCACTCAACCTGTCGCACGACGGGTTTAACGTAAAGCCATAAGTCACGACTGGTAAACTCATTGTTTGAAAGCAATCGGGTGAATTGGTCATGACTGTAGACATTATCCAAAAGCTCTGACACTCCCGTTGCAGTGGTCTTCCCAGACGACGACAACAGGTAGTCAGAATAAAGTTCTATGAGATCATTTTTCATGCCACCAATAATGGCTGATTTTCAGCAAGGTGCGTAACTTGAGTTAATAACCGTCAGGGTATTGAAATCAACCTGGTACTTTTTCATCCGCTCAATGGCGGCCATAACCTTTTTAAAGGTTGGGGTCCGGCCTTTGGAAACCCGGTAGCGGTCGTGCAGATGTTCAGGACCATCAATGGAAATTCCCACCAGGAACCGGTTTTCCGCAAGGAACCGCGCCCACTTGTCGTCAATCAGCAGGCCATTGGTCTGGATACTGTTATTAACCGGTTTACCATTGCTGTAACGCTTCTGATACTTGACGATGGTCTTGAAAAAATCCAGGCCACAGATGGTTGGCTCACCACCCTGCCAGACAAAACCGACTTCTGGCAGGCTGGCCTGAGCTTTTACCTGCTGTTTGATGTATTGACGAAGCGTGGCATCATCCATTCGTATCGGCATGCGCTTGCCATAGATGTTTTCCTTTTCCAGATAAAAACAATAGTCACAGGACATATTGCACTGGAAGCTGCCTGGCTTAGCCATGATATGGAAGACGGAGTCTGTCAAAATAACCTCTGCTTTACCTAACGTCTGCAATCCCTAAAACAAGCCCTGAGCTTATTATTTTGGGCACCCATCATATTGGCTTTATCGCTAACTGGTATTGAGTAAGGTCAAAAACCAAACAGTTCTTTGGAGCAATAACAAACTAAATGATAATGATTTGCATTCGATAGAATTTATAATTATTATCAAACTGTTGTTTATTCTCATTGTTTATTATTTCACCATGAGAATTCAGAAGTAGCAGGCGGTCTTCGTCGACTGTCAGAATAGCAATGCTGGTGGCTATCAAAGTCCACACTGGTACAGATTGAAATTAATGAAGTTTTCAAAAAATACGCTGGCGATGGCTGTGATGGCGGCCACCGTTTCTCTTGCGCAAACCACGCCTGTTCTGGCTGAAACAGCTCTCCCCGGAAAAGAAAAAGCCACCGTACTCGATAAGGTGGTTGTCTCCGCTACACGAACAGAACAAAGCATTGAAGATGTATCCTCATCTGTTGCCTCCGTTTCTTCTGAAGAGATGGATACCAACCTGGTTACCGATATTCAGGATGCGGTTAAGTATGTACCCGGTGTCAGTGTTGCCGGTAACGGTCGTTTTGGTTTGAATGGTTTTAACATCCGTGGCATGGATAAGAGCCGCGTTAAAGTGATGGTTGATGGCGTTGAGCAGCCTGTATCTTATAATCCGGGCGCCGATCAGATGCGCTTTAACCAGAACATGTATGAAACCGATACACTGGCAGCGATCGAAATTAATAAAGGACCCGCTTCCAGCCTCTATGGCAGTGATGCTCTCGGTGGTGCAGTTCTCATGCGGACAAAAAATCCTGAGGACCTTCTGGCTCCATCGGGTGATGACTCCTATGCTGGCTTCAAGACCGGCTATAGCAGTGCCGATCAGGGTTTTAAACAGACCCTGTCGTTAGCCAAGCGTGCCGGGAATTGGGAAACATTGCTGATTTATACCCATACCGATGGCAAAGAAACCAGCACTCATGGAGATGGGGCCGATATTAACGGTCGTGACCGTGGTGCTGCTGACCCGTATGACTATAACCAGAACAATATTCTGGGTAAGGTTTTCTACCAATTAAACGACGATCATCGGGTTGGTTTGACGGGTGAGTTTTTCAAGCGAGATGGCGAAGGAAGGATCCTGAGTAACGAAGGTTATGAGATGATGCCAGGCTTCACCTACACCAATAATTTTGGCATCGATGAAGACACTCGGAAGCGTGTAGGCATTGAACATGAATGGCTGGCTGGTAATGCGGTGTTTGACACACTGAATTGGCATTTTAGTGTTCAGGAAGTTGAGAGTGCCCATGAAACGCTGGATCATACCCCGTCCAATGGTAATCGCAATCGTACCCGAATTGGTAAAGATACAAGCTATCAGTTTGAAGCAGAGTTTAGTAAGGAACTTATAGCTGGCAATGCTCTGCACCAGTTAACTTACGGCGTGTCCGGCCTGAAAGACAATTTCAAGTTAGATTACACGGATTATTTGCTGGATACCGGCGTTGTTAAGCCAAAGAACCCGGAAATTCCTGAAGCAGACTCCACGAAGTGGGGTGCTTATATCCAGGATCAGGCATTCTTTATGGATGATGCCCTGATTGTCACTGGAGGTTTACGTTACGATTCATTCAAGGCTGAGCCCGATAGCAGTAGTGGGCAGCCTGATGTCAGCAGCGATGCAATCACTGGCAGATTGGGTGCTGTCTTCCATTGGAACGATAATATCAGTTCATTTGCCCAGTTCAGCCAAGGCTTTAAGGCGCCAACACTGAATGATCTTTACTATTTCCAGGATAAGCCCGATGCCAATATTATCTTGAAGCCAAACCCGGATCTGCAACCTGAAGAAAGTAATTCCTATGAGATAGGTCTGCGAGGGCAGAATCATCTGGGTAACTTTGAGCTGGCAGGTTTCTACAATGACTATACCAACTTCATCGAGTCCAAAACTGTGATGGAAAGTGGTACTGAAATTTATACCAAAGTTAACGTTGGCACTGCAGAAATCTACGGTCTTGAATTCAGCGGCATGCTCTATCTGGATGAAGCATTTGATGCGCCAACCGGTATGTACTCTCGCCTGTCCATTGCCTATGTCGAAGGTGAGAATGGTGATAATGGAGGCAGCCTGGATACGGTAGCACCATTGACCACTGTCGTTGGTATTGGTTATGACGCACCCAGTGAAATCTGGGGTGGTGCACTGGATGTCACCCACGTTTCCGGTAAAACCGGGAGCGACTGGTCTGAAGAGAATAACGACAATGTGGATGCTCCGGCCTACACCGTGGTGGATTTGACGGCGTACTATGAGCCCATGGAAAACATGATGGTTCGTGGTGGCCTGTTCAACGCCCTGGATGAAAAATACTGGCTGTACCAGGATGTTACCGGCACTCCGGTTACCGATGATCAGGGCATTGACCGTGAAACCCAACCCGGCCGTAACTGGGGTGTTAGCCTGAGTTATGACTTTTAAGCTGACCTCGTAACCTCGTTCCCACGGTCCCCCGTGGGAATGCATAGTGCGCTGGGATAAGCGGCGTATATCTTGCGGGTGAAAGTCCCGTTGCGGAAGGAGAACCAGCTCCACCGTATAGCGAGTCTTGCGTTGCTGAAGGTAACGAAAGTGATGAAGCGTAGACAGCGAAATATCCGAGCCGAAACCAAATGGTGAACGTGACAGCTCCGAAATACCACTTGTTGTGGGTGCCGATGCTCTTATGCAGGCAGCAGGCCCAAGAGTGCTGTGTAAGGTCAATCTGGGAATCCGAACAGCACTACCCTCCGGAGTCGCAGGCGTCGGCGAGTTTATAGAGATATACGACTGAACCCAGGAGATCCATAGGGCTCTCAAAGGATTGAGTATGTTAAGTACAAGTGCAAAACACGAGGCTTTACAGATGGCTCTATGGAAGTCGGAGTCAGTCATAGTAGTGATGAAGCGGGTAACGACCGTGGAGCGAAGGGCTGGCAGATAGATCGAGCGTGAGAGAGAAACAATGACCGTACTCAGCAACGACGGACAAGCATGGTTAACGAAACTTGAGCGCATAGGTGAGAAATCGGCATACGACAGACAAATGGTGTTCAATAACCTTGGCCACCTGCTAAATGTTGACATGCTGAAGGAGCAATTCCATCGGTTGAACGGGAATAAAGCCGTAGGTATTGACCGTGAGACAAAGGAGACTTACGGCGTAAAACTGGATGAAAATCTGAAACACCTTCTCCAGCGCATTCGCCGTGGGACTTACAGGCCAAAACCCGCGAGGGTCACTGAAATCCCGAAAGAGGATGGGAGCAAACGGCCACTGGTCATATCCTGCTTTGAAGACAAACTGGTGCAACTTGCAGCCAGTCAAATCCTTGGCAAGATATACGAACCGCTGTTTCTACCGTGCTCATACGGATTCAGGCCCGGCTTGAGTTGTCACGATGCTTTGAGGACTTTGCTGCAGTCCAGTTCCCGAATTCGGGATGGTGCTGTGGTAGAAATTGATATCTGCAAGTACTTCAACAGAATTCCTCACAGGGAGCTGATGAAGATTTTGCGAATGAAGATATCAGACCAGCGTTTTCTCAGGCTGATAGAAGTCCTGATTACAGCACCTGTGATGGAACACAAGCAAGTATCCGACAATCGGGAAGGATGTCCGCAAGGGGCTATCCTGTCGCCAGTGCTGGCCAATATCTACCTGCACTACGTGATAGATGAATGGTTTGCCGAGGTAAGCCGTTCTCACATCAAAGGGCGGGCGGAAATGGTGAGGTACGCTGACGATATGGTATTCCTTTTTGGGGATGCCAGTGAAGCAGAGCGCTTTTATAAAGTGTTGCCAAAACGGTTAGAGAAGTTTGGTCTGGAGTTGCATAGAGAGAAATCGCAGATAATTCCTGCAGGATGGATTGCAGCTCAGAGGGCCAATCAATCAGGTAAGCGTCTTTCGACGTTTAACTTCCTGGGGTTCACCTGTTACTGGGGTAAGATGCGAAAAGGTGGTTGGCGACTGAAGTTCACCAGCCGTAAAGATCGTTTTGCATCGAAGCTCAAAGGGTTAAGGGAGTTCCTCTGGAAGCGCCTGAGTTCTGACCGGGTGCAAACGCTGAAGAGAGCGATTCGGGGGATTAAGGGATGGATCAACTATCATGGGATCACAGACAATCAAGGACGGGTCAGGCAGTTCATTCTGCAAGGCAAACGAACGATCCACAGATGGCTTAATCGTCAGGGAGGAAAAGGATACTTGAGCTGGGGAAAGCTGGTGAAAATTCTTAAAGTGTTGGCGTATCCAGAGAGCTGGAAAACGGTGTCAATGTTCCGGTCTCACCGAACATGTGTGGGGACACGGGTCTATCGGGAGCCGGATGCGGTAATTCCGCAAGTCCGGTTCTGAGGAGGGGCTTGCCCGGGTGACCGGGCAGGTCTACTCACCCCGATCCTGCCACAAATACCACACTCGCATGGAGCCCCCGAAAACCTTGCCAGGCAGTGGTTCTTTCTCATGCTGCCAGATCCGTATGCATTCCCACGCGGAGCGTGGGAACGAGGGTTATGCGACACCCTCTCCCCCATGGGAATACATACCGATCCCGCCACAAATACCATACTCGCATGTAGCCTCCGAAAACCCTACCAGGCAGTGGCTCTTTCTCATGCTGCGAGATCCGTATGCATTCCCACGCGGAGCGTGGGAACGAGGTGTCCGGAGTGTCTGGAAGGTTTTGCGACACCCTCCGGAGCGTGGGAACGAGGTAAAGGTAAAAAGGTCAGGTACAATTTGCTTGTCTACCTGGCAGTTGCTGATCTCATCTTCTCTAATGTCCGAATATACGATTGAAGCGTATTCAGTAACGTTGAAGACTCCCGATAGAGCGCATGATTTTCGGAAGTCACTTCTTGCTGCCCTATCTCAGCGTTGTTATGTCCGTTAAACCGATCTTTTGTCTCTTTATCAAGGGCTTTTTGCAAACCCTCCAATAGATGAATGGTGTCGTTGATACGGTCAGCGTGTTGTTGCTTTTCCTGCTGGAGCGAAGGGTGAGCGTCCTGCAGGCGGTGAATAAGATCAGCGGCATAATTTACCCCTTCTGCCAGTGGCGCCAGTGCTTCTTCCAGATTGTCTGGTTGCTGGCTAACCATCCGCTCAGCCAGCGGCTTTACTTCCACACGGGGGAAACCTGCACTGGACAATAAGGTCCGGTTTACATCCTGTTGGGAGATAATTCTCCGCTTGTTAGCTACAGAATTTTTCTGGTCACCGCGCTCATTAGCGCTTTTTTCAGCATTGTCCTTGTCCATGACTATTCAATCCTGAATCAGAGATAAAAGATCCTTTTGCAACCGCTGTATCGGCTATTTTCGAAACAACCAGAACGAAAAAATTTTGGTCATGGCCGGCATAACAGCCCAGGTCATTAGCAGTACGGTACACAGGCAGCTCACCAGAATGGCCAGGAAGCGAGGCACATCAGCCGGTAACAGCATGGAAACCAGCGGGGGGATAAACAAAATCTGTGGATAAATGGCGAGCAAGGTCACCAGGGCCATCCGGTATTTGGGGGGCTTCTGCTGTTGTTCCGCAAAAGGCGTGTCCGGTGGTTCAAACCAGAATTCGATACCTTCAATCTTCTCTGCCTGTCTGGACTCTACCAGTTCAGGAAGCTTATCGAGCCATTGCTGACGAATTCCGGACTCTTCCCAAGCCGACAGGGAAACATGATCCCGAAAACGAATCATGGCATGAACGGTATGATCATCTTCCGTTGGAGGCTTGATGAACTGGGTTCCTTCATAGCCATCAAACTGTCTGGCGGCATCACTGATGCCTCTTACCCAGATTCGGTACTCATCCAATTTGCCGGGCTTTATGGCATTGGCAATCATCAGGGTAACCGGATCCGGGTTGTTAGCCATCAGTGTCCTCTCAACAGGGTCTTTTATTTCTGTCCGCCATAATACCGGATGCTTTTTTCAACCGCATCCACCACGGTCTGGTACCCTGTACAACGACACAGGTTGCCAGCATGCTCTTTGCGAATGTCGT is a window encoding:
- a CDS encoding transposase; protein product: MKNDLIELYSDYLLSSSGKTTATGVSELLDNVYSHDQFTRLLSNNEFTSRDLWLYVKPVVRQVECSDGVLIFDDTIQEKQFSKENALNTWHFDHTKNRTVKGINLLNAHYHAGDASIPVAYKLIEKTILYTDLKTKKVRRYAEQTKNEMMREMLMIYCHNQLMFRYVLADSWFCSNDNMMFIRHDCNKLGLTH
- a CDS encoding transposase yields the protein MPAQEKVVSLYEPHTDIIVKDRRQVQYGHKLNLVQGKSRLILDLVIEEGNPADSDQFIPMMERQKEIYGRVPRQTSGDGGYACRANLEKAKAMGISDVAFNKKRGLEVEEMTKSQYVYKTLFRFRAGIEAGISWLKRCFGLSRCHCKGSERFDSHCWLSVVCYNLVILARHPAPS
- a CDS encoding radical SAM protein — protein: MAKPGSFQCNMSCDYCFYLEKENIYGKRMPIRMDDATLRQYIKQQVKAQASLPEVGFVWQGGEPTICGLDFFKTIVKYQKRYSNGKPVNNSIQTNGLLIDDKWARFLAENRFLVGISIDGPEHLHDRYRVSKGRTPTFKKVMAAIERMKKYQVDFNTLTVINSSYAPC
- a CDS encoding transposase gives rise to the protein MRTTTRPTTARCTLAKYIGFLISEPKSSTCTRLAEVTDFSHDSANRFLKRENYQPKDMYDEAVKSLNPIGGTLSVDDSVLDKPYSYSVALVGHFWSGKHHRVVKGVNLITLYYTDVSGRHMPVNYRIYDKSEDKTKNDYFREMLIEVLVWGLKPAFVTGDSWYSCTTNLKTIKNHQTGFMFAVEKNRTVSLEKGKWQQVQHLDIPDNGLDVWLKDFGKIRLFRTMLKDQRRHYVVYLPEEVPFERNDFKQIHDQHWQIEQFHRAIKQVCHIEHFQVRSERPVRNHIFAAILAFVYLQKMQIEQEFTNIYQHQRGLFKETIGAFIESFAKGKDHLLPKFIGVINA
- a CDS encoding SPASM domain-containing protein produces the protein MESDARIDEQAAQLIFPVNRENNAMTGFSVPGSSEDRGYGKFMTEVFDEWVKNDVGDIYVRLFETVLAQTLGFPPSICIFQKTCGNALVLEQNGDLYPCDHFVYQDLKLGNIHDDYVIDMATSDKQQAFGRSKESTLTDICRRCEFLNLCNGGCPKHRVVDIGETHQQNYLCGSYKKIFSHMQPYMEYMANELRHQRAPHTVKKFTPSE
- the ltrA gene encoding group II intron reverse transcriptase/maturase, whose product is MTVLSNDGQAWLTKLERIGEKSAYDRQMVFNNLGHLLNVDMLKEQFHRLNGNKAVGIDRETKETYGVKLDENLKHLLQRIRRGTYRPKPARVTEIPKEDGSKRPLVISCFEDKLVQLAASQILGKIYEPLFLPCSYGFRPGLSCHDALRTLLQSSSRIRDGAVVEIDICKYFNRIPHRELMKILRMKISDQRFLRLIEVLITAPVMEHKQVSDNREGCPQGAILSPVLANIYLHYVIDEWFAEVSRSHIKGRAEMVRYADDMVFLFGDASEAERFYKVLPKRLEKFGLELHREKSQIIPAGWIAAQRANQSGKRLSTFNFLGFTCYWGKMRKGGWRLKFTSRKDRFASKLKGLREFLWKRLSSDRVQTLKRAIRGIKGWINYHGITDNQGRVRQFILQGKRTIHRWLNRQGGKGYLSWGKLVKILKVLAYPESWKTVSMFRSHRTCVGTRVYREPDAVIPQVRF
- a CDS encoding TonB-dependent hemoglobin/transferrin/lactoferrin family receptor: MKFSKNTLAMAVMAATVSLAQTTPVLAETALPGKEKATVLDKVVVSATRTEQSIEDVSSSVASVSSEEMDTNLVTDIQDAVKYVPGVSVAGNGRFGLNGFNIRGMDKSRVKVMVDGVEQPVSYNPGADQMRFNQNMYETDTLAAIEINKGPASSLYGSDALGGAVLMRTKNPEDLLAPSGDDSYAGFKTGYSSADQGFKQTLSLAKRAGNWETLLIYTHTDGKETSTHGDGADINGRDRGAADPYDYNQNNILGKVFYQLNDDHRVGLTGEFFKRDGEGRILSNEGYEMMPGFTYTNNFGIDEDTRKRVGIEHEWLAGNAVFDTLNWHFSVQEVESAHETLDHTPSNGNRNRTRIGKDTSYQFEAEFSKELIAGNALHQLTYGVSGLKDNFKLDYTDYLLDTGVVKPKNPEIPEADSTKWGAYIQDQAFFMDDALIVTGGLRYDSFKAEPDSSSGQPDVSSDAITGRLGAVFHWNDNISSFAQFSQGFKAPTLNDLYYFQDKPDANIILKPNPDLQPEESNSYEIGLRGQNHLGNFELAGFYNDYTNFIESKTVMESGTEIYTKVNVGTAEIYGLEFSGMLYLDEAFDAPTGMYSRLSIAYVEGENGDNGGSLDTVAPLTTVVGIGYDAPSEIWGGALDVTHVSGKTGSDWSEENNDNVDAPAYTVVDLTAYYEPMENMMVRGGLFNALDEKYWLYQDVTGTPVTDDQGIDRETQPGRNWGVSLSYDF
- a CDS encoding transposase — protein: MRKSYKHFLMAMKSNRKVSLSLDDKLQGRSQRIDTVDFSEDKPVQGWIAGVDFPVLLYRQVFKNKDGSTGILYLVCSDLDCDAETLKAIYEKRWKVEVFHKTLKSNASMAKSPAHTVRTQSNHIFLSIYSAFRLEVLSLKVNLNHFQLRAKIYMAGLKASLGQLRELLAA